The nucleotide window TccataaaatatcagaaaacgGTGACAAATATTGGTAACAGTCTCCCATGGCTCATGAAAATACAGACTAAAGCTGTAACCAAGCGAGTTTGACCTTTTGTTCACTCCAAAAAGTGACTTATATATGATTATCAATTATCAGGATATTTGCTGATCAagtcatcatttcagctctagATTAATTATTTTAGCCAATTATcagataaaaatgtcaaacgtCTGTTTTGAGATCAGGCGTTCTGGTCTCATGTATTTTGCACACTGATCTGGGATAAACCACACCCCCCAGCTTTTTCTAGTCTGACATGAGCGCCAAGATGTTTGTAGGGCCCAAAATGTTTCACATTCCcattcaacatgttcagagattttaatctcatatctgtttagaggaaaagaaaggctACTTCAGGACCTTTAGACCTCAGAGGATTAGAAATACACACCTACTGGACTACACAGGTAACAGCCTTCACAAGACTGAAAACTCCTCGACTGAGATCCAGAGATTTCTCCCACATCCGGTCtgaaaaaaggattttaaattcatttAGTCATGATGatactaaaagacaaaaaatagcACTGTTCCATCAGTCGCTCAGACATCCAAGGAAGGTTTGGACCATCTTTGGTCCGTAGACCTCTGGTGGAAACTACGAATGGCAGGAAAAAGCATCATCACTGCGAACTGTAGGTCGTCAGTCTGTTCATTACAGCTGGACTAAACTTACATACTCATATTTATTGTTTCAGAAAGAGAATAACATACCAGACAACAACCGCCATCAGCGGCgacgcctcctctgactggGGACCCTTCCACCCTGAAAGTGACATACAGCAACAAGTTAGCGGTCATGCTCAAGACTAACAGATTGTATTCAGTTGTTTTAAATCCGCTCAGACATCCAAGGAAGGTTTGGACCGTCTCTGGTCTGCAGACCTCTGGTGGAAACTACGAATGGCAGGAAATAATGTCATCACAGCGAAAACACGTGAGCAAGTCTACAGATTAGGCCCGTGTCAGTTCAGGAAATCACACGAAATGAAATAGGTGCAACATTCGATTTACTCTTACAGTGCTTCAATCAGGCAACAGGCTTTAAAttggacaaaaaaatgttactctgctgtacattcattttgatttgtaGCCAGATCAACATGAAGTCAGTGAATAAACtgatctgctcacctgtcccCAGGTTCATTGGTGCTGATGCATTTCTTCATCATGACGAATTAGTCACATCATCCGTCTTTACACTGCTGTGCAACCTCTGTACGGTGTCCCTGAAGGCCACTATCCCTGGTTTCTGGTGCAACCCTGTCAGGACACTTCTACTATTAGAAACTGAAATTATCTCATTGACAGGAAGTACAATCTTGTAGGGAAAGCTCTGGAGCAGTGACCGAAAAGATCAGCCAACTGTTAGCTGCTCATGGCTAGCTTCTGTTGTTTGAAGCGAGCCATGAGCAGCTAAAAAACGCTCAGACATCCAAGGAAGGTTTGGGCCATCTTTGGTCCGCAGACCTCTGGTGGAAACTACGAATGGCAGGAGATAATGTCATCACAGCGCGGAGGGATCAGAGGTCAGAGACAAATGATTTTTAAATGGTCTCGAACCTCATAGTCACAGTTCAGGTGACGCCGGCATCCTCAGCAGAACAGCATATAAAAcctgagaagagaaaaaacaatttAGTCAACTTCAGTTATTCAACATTTCTCAAATATCTCACCCAAAACTGCCATTTATCTCTATATATTTAGAGTTGTAGGCGCTTGAAAcgtgtcctctgctgctgaatatCTAACCTTCCATATCTATTCCTACACCTATTCCATATCGCGTTGAATTCCTGTTAAACTTTCATCTGATCGCAACGTCTCTTTACCTCCACGTGTTCCCCTGATGGACGCTCCAGAAAGTGAACAATGACGGGTTTTTTCTCTCCCACACGAGCAAGTTTTGACAGACTTTTAGTTGCATCTAAAAGTTAAGGATATGTCCCAAACACGCGGTGCACGCGGTAACTTGCTAGCTAGAGGCTACACGAGCTACAGCAGCTGCTAGCTAAACGTTGAGACGCAGCCTGGAAGGACGTTCAACGTTCGGACAATCTGCGACCATCCGCTGAATAAACGCCTCTTCTGCAGTAATGCCGCCATCTCGTACTTCTACTTACTGTAATAAACACGACGATCTTCGTATGTGTGGACTAAAATGAGCTGAATACCCATATCTACCTTTAAAGTCGGAGGACACCGTGTACGTCGCTCCCCTCCGCGGGTTCAAATGACTCTGCCCGAGTCTCAGGGTCGTTTTGTTCCGTCACGACGGCTAATAAACTGCTCCATGGCGCCtcatcgccccctgctggactgGAGGTGAACCGACGGACCCAAATCATTCATGACTCACTACTATTGACTACCACCACCCAGAGAAGGATGAGCATCTGATATACttaagagcaagaaagtcctaAATATacagaatggcccatttcagagtAATAACACATGAATGTATTATAATTATACGTGGGAGCAGCACTGGGGGCAGGTGATCAGCCGTCCTCCAGCTCTTCAAGACCGTAACTAATGCACACATTAGAAGCAGTATTTTATCATTAACATGAATAGTTTCAATTGCCTTTCTctattgagtttttttttttatttattttctaattattGGTAATAATGCTTTTTTGAAATGATATGTATAATTCTACATATAACACAGCACAATACacttacaaacacaaaaaaatgaaattatactactactaccactactactactactactactactactactactaataataataataaaataccaACAATAAGAATTGGATGAGAATTAATTGCAATCATAAAAATGAGTTTTGAGACTTTACCTCAcactttgatttgtttaaaaaatatttctgttgatgcattaaaagaaaatgattcAGAGTTGATACAAGTGAGAtcagaggggagagagacattgagataaatagagagagagagaggatcatACACCCCCGCCTCCATatacctgacagacagatgagccaatcccctctctccttttcccaCTCCTCTTGCTCCTCATTGGTAGATGCTGAGTCAGGGCCCGATGGATgcccccctctcctctgtccccctctcccctcctccccctcctcagtctggtgctgctgctgctgcaagctGCTGGTGTTGCCGTGACGATGATAtcctccccccctcccacccacacacacacacacacacacacaaacgcacacagcagagaggagaggagagggagcaaaCAAGACGCTATCATGATGCGATGGCTTCAGGCCGGAGTCACAGTCATCGCCTGCGTCTGAGGAAAACATGGTGAGTGCTGCATCTCTGTTTCTGGGTGGAGgtgaaaggatggatggatggatggatggatggatggatggatggatggatggatggatggatggatggatggatggatggatggaatgcTTGGGGATGACAGAAGCATCTGTGGCATGGTGTGCTTccctgagagagagggatgaaggagggagggaggaaagagtggaaagcctgaggagggatggagggatcgAGGATGGACAGACTGCAAGATGAACGAGGGTGTAGGACGAATGAATGAACGCAGCACAGACTGATCCACCTCAGCTTTACAGcaaatacgtgtgtgtgtgtgtgtgtgtgtgtgtgtgtgtgtgtgtgtgtgtgtgcgtgtgtgtgtgctgtcaggcCTGTTGGTACTGCACATTAGCATCCCGAGAGCTAACAGTAACAGGAGGTACGTCACTCCAGCGAACAGAATCTGGGCTCATCCACTCTGATTTCTACAGGGGCCACAAGGGTCAAGGGTCCCTCAGGCCAGGTCCTCTGCATGAAGTGTACATGTTTCCTGCTGGAAAGTCAATCTGTGACAAGAAAGAATGacagagacattaaaaaaaacgaTCTCAAAGTGATGCAAACAACCACAGAGGGATGCAACattacaaaaaaagcaaaacttaaaaaagaaatgcgaaaagattttaaaaatctgcacaaaaaaacccacaaagagatggaaaatgactgcaaaaagatggaaacaaaccacaaaagtgACAACAGAGGTGCAAATGGCTCCGAAAGAGATGCAACACAGAGAGACGTAAAATGAGCGCAGATGCAAACTACCAGACAGGCAAGACAAGAAAAGACcataaagagacaaaaacaactacaaagtcAAGAGTGTCCCCTGCATCGTGTCTGTCTCTGAGAGTTATGGTTCAGCTGTAAGTTTGTTACTGAAAGTCCACCTGATGTAGTATATGCTGGGGGCCCTTCGATGTCTCCGCCCAGGGGCCCGTTGAATCATAATCTGCCTCTGATTGTGTATAAAACAGGGACATGCAAATTAAGATTAAAACAAAAGGCTTCAGACGGTGTTATAAGTCAGTTTAAAAACGTTCATGATTAACATGAAATGTTACTTCACAGCTACGTTAATCGAGTTTATTTATGttggccaccagggggcagcagaagcagctgcaTACACAACACTGGCATTCAACGCCATGAAGTTGTTAAAGTGAAAGTGTTAGCCAACAGTTGCTGACATGTCGAGCTACGGAGCAACACGATCATTCATTgggagtcgtgtttgtgtcccCGAGTCCAACGTTCTGTCTCTTTTAGCTCACGAGACAAATATCTGGAGAGTAAAACCTCATTTTAAAACCAACGTATTTCATTTGTTACATCACCAAATGATGAAGTAATTACATcataaataaagtgaaaacagaggagagagagtgggcGAGAGACCTGCAGAGACCAAGCGATTCAAAccaagagaaaaacagaagcagagagtgACCATGAGCTTTCCCATGGGAATAAATGCATGACAAgaaagagctgtgtgtgtgtgtgtgtgtgtgtgtgtgtgtgtgtgtgtgtgtgtgtgtgtgtgtgtgttcagcttttCATGAACTTGTTTGTACAACTCGGTGTTTCTAGCCTTTCGACCATCAAGATGTTCAACAATCCTGAGATCTCTTAAAGTTTCCAGCAAGAAAGTTGTGTCAGCAACAGACCAGTTTTGCTGCATGCCAAAAAACGACCGGCGGCCGCAAAGGTGGAAACGCGTCACGCTGATGTGCACACATCCACAGTGGAGATAATTTTACCCCAACCAGGAAGACAGCATCCGAATGGGTGTGTACATGGGCACCGTTCGAAATAATGATCGGCATCCGAATGGACCGTATCGGATCAGAGTCTTCCGAGTGACATGTTTACATGAAGCATTTTTAATCTGATTGGGCCTTTATTCCGATTATTTGTGTCCATGTAAACATAGCTATTGACATCATGAACATGTTGCTTAGCATttataatgtttaccatattATTTTTGCATGCTAActaaacacaaagagggaatgTCATTcgctcagcagctgtttggtcATTAATCAAAGACAGATTAAAATGATCTGAAGAAACATGAAAGTTTTATACTCTCATGTCAATTCATCCTGTGGattattagttattattagtgGACCATATACAGAAgacatttaacaaaaacagccaCTAGTTAATCTCCATCTGCACCAACACCATTACATTTAATACAAGTTCAAGCCCTAAATTCAATCATAGACCCAAATGACTGCactcagagcagagcagagcagagcagaggctggatggacacagaggacacagaggacacagagctgcacactgAGCAGCTCACCTTCCTTCAATCAActcaaaaaacatgaaatgtgtaGAGACCGAACTGCTGAGAGCCAACAGAAGTTTAAAGGAAGAAAgacacaagaaagaaagaaagaaagaaagaaagaaagaaagaaagaaagaaagaaagaaagaaagaacagttCAATTGTCTCTTGCTCTGTGACAGTTACAAACAGTCACCAAAGTATCACAAGgtccacgcacgcacgcacgcacgcacgcacgcacgcacgcacgcacgcacgcacgcacgcacgcacgcacgcacgcacacagccCCTGCAAATAGAGCCTCGCTGTCACCCCATAATCCTTTGCAGCGTTGTGCTGCAGAGGACCCTTGACTGAAAGTGTGGGGGTGCAGCAgcgatgagtgtgtgtgtgtcagatgtgtgtgtgtgtgtgtgtgtgtgtgtgtgtgtgtgtgtgtgtgtgtgtgtgtgtgtgtgtgaggccacTTTCATGTTAGGGTTGTGTATTGTGAACAGAATATTTGAGGGAGGGGGTTAAAACAGGAGATCACAGGAAACTCAGATCCATAATCCGCCCCCTTTATAAATGATTCATGAGGAAATCTTCGGTTCATATTTTCTACACTGATGAGGAAGAAACAGCAAACCAGGAACaagcaaaggaaaacagaagatctgacatcagatgccggaactgaaagaaaatgtcaaattaaaaccagaaaaacagaagaaaatgcggtttgaactgaaaacagtgacGGAGTCGTTCAGACTGCTGCTGTCCTGAGTTCAGGTGTCCTCCAGGTCAAAACTGTGAGACATCTactgaaaaatgctttttattttctgccgAGTCAGCGTCACACAGACTCTCTCCTCGCGTTGAGCCCTGACTCTGCAGACCAGGGCCGAAGCTGCACTGGTTCCCCGAGCTGTGGTCTTCATCGCCTTCATCGTCACATTGGGGAAACTCTGAGCGCTGCcatctttgtttctgctgcGTGAAAACATGAGCAAAGACTGTTAAATTTAGGATTAGAGGGACCACGACTGCCTCACTTTTTGTTGTATCTCTCCCTCGCCCCTCCCCATGAAGTCTGTTGCCGTGGAAACCACAGCCTCACTCCCatccctcactctctccatcACTTTGAAGACATTTTGGTGACCTACATTACCGCTGCTGGAAGCTCTTCATTCACTTCCCTCTGTCGGTCTGACATGCAGTGCATTGCAGCCCCCCCGACCCCCCCCATCTGAGGATCATACCATCTGTATGGAGTCTTGCTGCACAAGTTCTACTCTACAGAGTGGACCATCGGGGGTTAATTAGGGGTGTGCAGTGACCTGAAGCGCCACCTGGAAGGAGCACATGGCTTCCTATCATGAGGAGGGCAGACTGGGAATGTCCAACGTTTGGTCTCTCATGTGTCTCAGCCAAGAATTTACGACTTTATGATCAACTAATCTCAAAAATATCACCACATCTGATAAGACAAGTGTCAGTTAAGGGCAAAACAGTTCGGGTTTTCCCATTCACCTCCATGAAGTCACACTTCTCTTCAAACACCATCTGGTGGTGACTAAAagaactgcagctttaaacaccAACTGCCACTAGTGACGCTCAACCACCAGCTTGAACgcttcatttcactttcacacaaGACATTAACGAGGAACGTCCGGAAGTCATAAAACTGATCGCACACACGATGTGGTAGAGAAGAATAGAGCAGAAGTGGTTTTATGTTCAACatccatgtttttctgttgttccaCTTAATCCTCATCTCTCCTTTCTCACAGGTTTGAATCCTAAATCAGCACCCAGGTCTGCGGATTGTCCACAAACCAGACCCAAAGAGGACTGACTGACTCCTTGGTCTTTCAGCAGACACATGGAAGCAGAtggacattttaaatgaaggaTTTGTGAAGTTTTGGACGCGTGGAGCGCTTTGTAAACAGTGGGAATGTAATGGAATAACGTACACCAGGTTTCACTGATACAGGCTCAAATAAAGGCCAAGCTCTGTAATCAAGAATCTGAAGCTCTGACAGAAGTGGATGATTGTTCAGTGAAATGATAGAAAAACCAGACCCGTGCCTGATTTTCCAGCACTCTTTTCTGCATGCAGTGTGAAAAAGTCCTGCAGATAGGAGCGTGCATGGATAATTAATCCCTTCGTTTGGCTGCAGGCTCCAGAAAGGGGTGTGTCTGAATGTTTAACCCCTCCTCTTGGCTGCAGAGGCCAATAATTTAAGGCATGTCTCTCAAAAGATCCAATGGAGATTTatcatttgaatgttttgtccTTTCCTTTTCGGACACACAATGGAATAAAGTGTGAGAAAAGGAATTTACAACGACCAAACCATACAACCAGACAGTAGGAAACCTTGTGTCTGAACATCCAGCTCCTTCCCCTGGCTGCAGTGTGGAATAAGGGGTGTGTTCGGAGGTTCACCCTCACAGATGGAGGCCCACCAACACTCCCCAGATAGCAGCAGTGAGGAGTGCACCGTCCTGGAGGCTCCGCCCGGCAAAAACGCCTGCCCGCAACATGCAGGGAAGGTAGgaatgcaacacacacgcagctctGTTTGTGATGACATTTGCATACAAATCGCTcacatgttcaacattttggggaatacACGTTGCTTCAagacttagatgagaagattcaCACCACTCTCATGCTatatatgaagctacagcaggCAGCCAGCTGTGCTTATGTGGGTTAAGTGACAGATTATTTCTTGGCTGCCTGCAAGGAAGTCAGAGACCGTCCAGCACATGGGTTGGGTAACAGCCACACTGTCACCTGAGCGCTGATGGTGAATTTCTCTTCACCTGCAGGTGGCAGACCTGTACTGTTCGGCCTGTGACAGTGTGCTGTGTGAGGACTGTGTGTTGGACCATGAAGACCACCCTAAGCTGGCCCTCAGCCAGGCCCTGGAGCAGCACCGCAACAGCCTGCGGGAAAGGCTGGGGACTGTCCAGAACAGGTAGAATTTACAGAGTGGGACTGCATGAAATTTACAATGACTGTAATGTCGCTGTGATGTCCTGAGGAACTTTTTTCCACATTCTGAATTCTTTTCATACCATATTTGCCTCTTTATTTCATCATGTGTGACCTGTATGGATGCTGGTGTTGTGGGTTTTGGTTGAGGAAGGTTCTACACAACACATCAGCCAGTGAGACACTTCAAATAGTGATATGAGAGAACTGATAAGCTGCTACTAAAAAGGGTGAAGCTTAAGTAGTTAAGGATAGTGCTAGTGCCAGTGTTCTGATCCattatttaagtaaaagcagtaataaaacagtgtaaaaataagTCCTGCATTCAGTGGAGGAGAAGCATAAATTAGCAGGAATTGGAAATACTTGAGTCAAGTGCAAGCAGAtggcagaaaaatgacaaagacatCTGTGATTTAACAGGTGCAGAAGTTAGAGGGAAACATTAACATGAAATTTGAAAATCTAAATAAAGAAGATGATTAAATGGTCTTACATTCATAGCAGGTTGCACATGTGAATATTTAATGTGGCAAACAAAGGATTCACAAAGCATTGCTTGGTGTGCACTCTGCTGATGGTGGTTTGTAAATGAATGTCAGTGTACTTTTGAAACAAATTTAACAGATTTCACCTTTAAATCCCTACTACcttctttatctttctctccAGACTCCCTCAGATTTCAGACGCCCTGTGTTTTGTTAAGGAGATCCTCCaacagctgaccaatcagagagcttcCATCGAAGAAGACATCCAGTCGAGCTTCGAAGATCTGCACAAGCAGCTTGATGTCCGGAAGAGCGTTctgctgatggagctggaggTCACATATGGACTCAAACAGAAGGTACATACATGCTTTCATGGAGGGTCAGCTGCAAGATTTTGCAAAAATAAGAGTTGGATCATCTGGAGTTTAGGAGTGAGAGAATTGATTGGTTGTTCATTTTGAGGGCTCTTAATCTGTCATGGCTGTGAAAGTACAGCCTCTCCTGCCACTGGGCTACTTTAAAACATAGAAAACATCAGACAACTCATCAAAAGCATCATATCTGCCATGTATCCAGGTTCTCCAGGCCCAGGTGGACAGCCTCATCCGGGGAGAGGGGGACATCATGGCCTCCTGTACCCAGTCAGAGGAGGCTCTGGCTGGGGAGGCATGCGCGGCGACCCTGCAGGCGGAGCGCGAGCTCCATGAGAGGCTAGGGGAATTAGCTGGTCTTGGCCTGCCGTGTCAGCCAGAGGAGAACGACCAGCTGGATCTGGTGATGGAGACGGACGGGCTGAGGAAGTCTATACACAACCTGGGGACCATCGTCACAACCAGGTGAGACCGTGCTGACACAAATATTCAACCCAGTGCTAAATAACAACACCATTTGACCCACCTTTGTCTTCCTCAGTGCGGTGGCAAGCCAGAGTGAAGCGATGGGCGCAGGCCTGGAGCAGTGCGTTGTGGGACATCCTGCTTCAGTTACCATAGTGACGAGGGACAAGTCAGGAGGAGCCTGCAAGAGTGGCAATGCAATCCTGTCAGCTGAGGTTTGTTTTACGCCccctcaaataaatgtaaatgtaaaacactATTAAAcatgattttctgtttgttatttCAGGTATTCACCCCAGATGGCAGCATAGTGGACGGTGAAATTGTGGATCACAAGAATGGGACTTATGAGTTTGTATACATTGTGCCGAAGGAGGGTGACTTCTCGTTGGCTCTCCGTCTGTATGACCAGCACATCAAAGGAAGCCCCTTCAAACTGACCGTCAGCAAGGTCTTAGAAGCAGAAGTAGAGGTGGGTGGAGGGTGTGTGTCGGCACTTTTGGAGCC belongs to Chaetodon trifascialis isolate fChaTrf1 chromosome 23, fChaTrf1.hap1, whole genome shotgun sequence and includes:
- the trim2b gene encoding tripartite motif-containing protein 2, coding for MEAHQHSPDSSSEECTVLEAPPGKNACPQHAGKVADLYCSACDSVLCEDCVLDHEDHPKLALSQALEQHRNSLRERLGTVQNRLPQISDALCFVKEILQQLTNQRASIEEDIQSSFEDLHKQLDVRKSVLLMELEVTYGLKQKVLQAQVDSLIRGEGDIMASCTQSEEALAGEACAATLQAERELHERLGELAGLGLPCQPEENDQLDLVMETDGLRKSIHNLGTIVTTSAVASQSEAMGAGLEQCVVGHPASVTIVTRDKSGGACKSGNAILSAEVFTPDGSIVDGEIVDHKNGTYEFVYIVPKEGDFSLALRLYDQHIKGSPFKLTVSKVLEAEVEVSPSTTTANNSAAYATPSTGSSEGAKRRGKSPGQKKKGSKRASSALGTPRRKTQNPIEDDLIFRIGTKGRNKGEFTNLQGVAASSSGRILIADSNNQCVQIFSNEGEFKSRFGVRGRSPGQLQRPTGVAVHPSGDIIIADYDNKWVSIFSCEGKFKAKLGSGRLMGPKGVSVDQNGHVIVVDNKACTVFIFQLTGKLITKFGSRGNGDKQFAGPHFAAVNKNNEIIVTDFHNHSVKVFTPEGELVLKFGSNGEGNGQFNAPTGVAVDVNGNIIVADWGNSRIQVFDGCGSFLSYINTSADPLYGPQGLALTSDGHVVVADSGNHCFKVYRYLQ